TTCCCACCGATTCGGATTAAAGATACTCCCACCGAAGCTACCTATCAGCTATGCGAAGAAGCGGGTACAGACTTAGGCCAATTGCTGACTCGCGATCGCGATATCCAACAGAGAAAATCGATCGACAACGACCTGGAAAAAGCACTGGGACGTATCAGTGGAGGATTGTATATTATAACAGCAAATAAACACGGTGTCAAGGGTGCGATGTTAGCATCGTGGGTATCGCAAGCCAGCTTCCAACCGCTAGGGATTACGATTGCGGTTGCCAAAGATCGGGCGATCGAATCCTTGATGCAAGTAGGCGATAAATTTGTTCTCAACGTCTTAGAGGAAGGCAATTATCAACTATTAATGAAACACTTCCTCAAACGCTTCCCACCAGGGGCCGATCGCTTTGCCGGAGTCAAAACTCAAACAACAGAAAACGGTTCCCCAATTCTGACCGACTCCCTCGCCTACATTGAGTGCGAAGTAGCAAGTCGGATGGAATGTAGCGACCACTGGATAGTTTACAGTACCGTGGAATCCGGTCGCGTTTCCAAAGCCGAAGCCCTCACCGCCGTTCACCACCGAAAAGTCGGCAACTACTACTAAAAATTTCTTACTCTGCGTAACTCTGCGTTAACCTTTGCGACCTTTGCGTTAAAATACAGATTAATTTTTAACGCAAAGGAACGCAAAGGAAATCGCAAAGGAACGCAGAGAATGAATGAGAATGAGTTGTCGAGAATCATAATCGGTTATGCAATGAAAGTGCATACGGCTTTAGGCCCCGGCTTACTGGAATCTGCTTATGAAGCTTGTCTCGAATACGAACTACTCAAAGCCAGATTGAAAGTAGAAAGGCAAAAACCTATTCCTCTAGTTTATGAAGAAGTCCGTCTTGATTGTGGCTATCGAGCCGATCTAATCGTTGAAAGTAAAGTCATTGTAGAAGCCAAGGCGGTCGAATCCTTACATCCTATCCATCATTCTCAAATCTTAACCCATCTAAAATTAGTAAATCTAAAACTCGGCCTCTTAATCAACTTTAACGTTATTCACTTAAAAGACGGCATCAAAAGAGTAGTAAACAACCTTTAACTCTGCGTCCCTTTGCGTAAACCTTTGCGTTCCTTTGCGTTAAAAAATATGTCCTCTGTAAAACCTCGCGACGTTCAAGTCCTCCCAATAGGTGCAGAAACAACTGTACTGCGATCGCGCACTTGGGATCGTCTCAAGTTTGAAATCGAATACGCCCTGCAACGGGGAACTACTGCGAATTCTTACGTAATACAAGCCGATAAAACCGCACTATTCGATCCGCCGGGAGAATCATTTACAGATATATTTCTCCAAGCATTGCAACAGCGCTTTGACGTGAAAAAAATAGAGTATGCGATCATCGGTCACATCAATCCCAACCGCGCTGTAACGCTGAAAGCACTGCTAGAAATTGCTCCTCAAGTTACTTTTGTTTGTTCCAATCCAGGTGCGATCGCTCTGCGTAGCCTTTTCCCAGAAAATGAGTTAAAAATTATCGTCGTGCGAGGCGAAGAAACTCTCGATTTGGGCAAAGGACATCAACTGCAATTTATCCCCACTCCCAGTCCTCGCAGACCGGATAAAATGTGTACATATGACCCTAAAACTCAAATTTTATTCACCGATAAGTTTTTTGGGGCGCATATTTGCGGAGATCAGGTTTTTGATGAAGGTTGGACAGCAATTAGTGAAGACCGACGCTATTATTTCGATTGTTTGATGGCTCCCCATGCGCGTCAAGTGGAAAACGCCCTGGACAAATTAGCGAATTTTCCGGCAAAAATATACGCACCCGGACACGGGCCACTTGTGCGCTACAGTTTTACCGAACTAACCCATTCTTATCGGCAATGGATTCAACAACAGCAAACGCAAGATATAACGGTGGCGTTGATTTACGCATCTGCCTATGGTAATACGGGGACGTTGGCGCAAGCGATCGCACGCGGAATCACCAAAGCTGGAATCAAAGTAGAAACTATCAATTGCGAAGTTGTAGAACCAGCTGAGATAAAAGCCGCAGTGGAAAGATCGGCTGGGTTTATTATCGGTTCTCCTACGCTTGGCGGTCATGCTCCTACTCCCATCCAAACTGCACTGGGAATAGTGCTATCTACCGCTGCTAAAACTCAACTTGCTGGTGTATTTGGTTCTTTTGGTTGGAGTGGGGAAGCGATCGATTTGTTGGAAAGTAAGTTAAAAGATGCCGGTTATCAATTTGGATTTGAACCGATTCGGGTCAAATTTAAACCTACAGATGTAACTTTGAAATTCTGCGAAGAAGCGG
Above is a window of Aerosakkonema funiforme FACHB-1375 DNA encoding:
- a CDS encoding diflavin flavoprotein, encoding MSSVKPRDVQVLPIGAETTVLRSRTWDRLKFEIEYALQRGTTANSYVIQADKTALFDPPGESFTDIFLQALQQRFDVKKIEYAIIGHINPNRAVTLKALLEIAPQVTFVCSNPGAIALRSLFPENELKIIVVRGEETLDLGKGHQLQFIPTPSPRRPDKMCTYDPKTQILFTDKFFGAHICGDQVFDEGWTAISEDRRYYFDCLMAPHARQVENALDKLANFPAKIYAPGHGPLVRYSFTELTHSYRQWIQQQQTQDITVALIYASAYGNTGTLAQAIARGITKAGIKVETINCEVVEPAEIKAAVERSAGFIIGSPTLGGHAPTPIQTALGIVLSTAAKTQLAGVFGSFGWSGEAIDLLESKLKDAGYQFGFEPIRVKFKPTDVTLKFCEEAGTDFAQALKKAKKARTPRQPVSESQAARTEQAVGRIVGSLSIVTAKQGEVSGAMLASWVSQATFNPPGLTIAVAKDRAIESLMYKGGQFVLNLLAEGNHIGLMKHFLKPFGPAEDRFAGVATAEAHNGCPILNDALAYLECSVQNRMECGDHWLVYASVENGKVLKADAVTAVHHRKSGSHY
- a CDS encoding GxxExxY protein, with the protein product MNENELSRIIIGYAMKVHTALGPGLLESAYEACLEYELLKARLKVERQKPIPLVYEEVRLDCGYRADLIVESKVIVEAKAVESLHPIHHSQILTHLKLVNLKLGLLINFNVIHLKDGIKRVVNNL